A region from the Streptomyces lydicus genome encodes:
- a CDS encoding ABC transporter ATP-binding protein, producing the protein MSDPSPWAIEAEGLGKKYRRGWALRDCSFRLPAGHICALVGPNGAGKSTFLGTATRLIQPTTGTLKLFGVPVSDPAVLQRVAFLAQDKPLYPRFTVAETLRLGRELNPRWDQALAERIVRSGKVPLGARIGTLSGGQRTRVAFALAFGKRPELLLLDEPMSDLDPLARHELSGLLMAEAAEHGTTVLMSSHMLAEMEVMCDYLLVLAEGRLRMAGQTEELVPAHQLVTGVAGDDGGVPEELRRQHTVVESRISGRQFSALVRPHGPLSDSWDSLTPSLEEVLLAYLRSPDAPTLIADEARTGGPHGAAA; encoded by the coding sequence GTGAGCGACCCGAGCCCATGGGCCATCGAGGCCGAAGGTCTGGGGAAGAAGTACCGCCGCGGCTGGGCGCTGCGTGACTGCTCCTTCCGGCTTCCCGCCGGCCACATCTGCGCACTCGTCGGACCGAACGGCGCGGGCAAGAGCACCTTCCTGGGCACCGCGACCCGGCTGATCCAGCCGACCACCGGCACCCTGAAGCTGTTCGGCGTCCCGGTCTCCGACCCCGCCGTCCTGCAGCGGGTCGCCTTCCTCGCGCAGGACAAGCCGCTCTACCCGCGCTTCACCGTGGCCGAGACCCTGCGCCTGGGCCGTGAGCTGAACCCGCGCTGGGACCAGGCACTGGCCGAGCGGATCGTACGGTCGGGGAAGGTGCCGCTCGGCGCCCGGATCGGCACCCTCTCCGGCGGCCAGCGCACCCGCGTCGCCTTCGCCCTCGCCTTCGGCAAGCGGCCCGAGCTGCTGCTGCTCGACGAGCCGATGTCCGACCTCGACCCGCTCGCCCGGCACGAGCTGTCGGGGCTGCTGATGGCCGAGGCCGCGGAGCACGGCACCACGGTCCTGATGTCGTCCCACATGCTCGCCGAGATGGAGGTCATGTGTGACTACCTCCTGGTGCTCGCCGAGGGCCGGCTGCGGATGGCCGGCCAGACCGAGGAACTGGTGCCCGCGCATCAGCTGGTGACGGGCGTGGCCGGTGACGACGGCGGGGTGCCCGAGGAGCTGCGCCGGCAGCACACCGTGGTCGAGTCCCGGATCAGCGGGCGGCAGTTCAGCGCCCTGGTCCGGCCGCACGGCCCGCTCTCCGACAGCTGGGACTCGCTGACGCCGAGCCTGGAGGAGGTCCTGCTGGCCTACCTGCGCTCGCCCGACGCGCCCACCCTGATCGCGGACGAGGCCCGCACCGGCGGACCGCACGGGGCCGCCGCATGA
- a CDS encoding GNAT family N-acetyltransferase, with translation MEICPVRYDHPDAVALDALVQQEYARRYGDDGDITPLAPEMFLPPRGTYLIAYDGTRPLATGGWRLQEDAAEGYERGDAEIKRMFVLQEARGRGLARRILAALEADARAAGRTRMVLETGTKQPEALELYASSGYVMAEKKFGLYRAYEDSRCMTKSLVERF, from the coding sequence ATGGAGATATGCCCCGTCCGCTACGACCACCCCGACGCGGTCGCCCTCGACGCGCTGGTGCAGCAGGAGTACGCCCGGCGCTACGGCGACGACGGCGACATCACCCCGCTCGCCCCGGAGATGTTCCTCCCGCCGCGCGGCACGTATCTGATCGCGTACGACGGCACCCGCCCGCTGGCCACCGGAGGATGGCGGCTGCAGGAGGACGCGGCGGAGGGGTACGAGAGGGGCGACGCCGAGATCAAGCGGATGTTCGTGCTCCAGGAGGCGCGCGGGCGGGGGCTGGCCCGGCGGATCCTGGCCGCCCTGGAAGCGGACGCGCGGGCCGCGGGGCGCACCCGGATGGTGCTGGAGACCGGCACCAAGCAGCCCGAGGCACTGGAGCTGTACGCCTCCAGCGGCTATGTGATGGCCGAGAAGAAGTTCGGGCTGTACCGGGCCTACGAGGACAGCCGGTGCATGACGAAATCGCTGGTGGAGCGCTTCTGA
- a CDS encoding exodeoxyribonuclease III: MLTVTTVNVNGLRAAAKKGFVPWLAGTAADVLCLQEVRAETAQLPEEVREPAGWHTVHAPAAAKGRAGVSLYTRREPERVQVGFGSAEFDDSGRYVEADLPGVTVASLYLPSGEVGTERQDEKERFLAEFLPYLVGLRKRAAADGREVVVCGDWNIAHQEADLKNWKANRKKSGFLPEERAWLTDVLDETRGGYADVVRGLHPDTEGPYSWWSYRGRAFDNDAGWRIDYAMATPGLARCAVKAYVERAASHDQRWSDHAPVTVVFDR, from the coding sequence GTGCTCACCGTGACCACCGTGAATGTGAACGGGCTGCGCGCCGCGGCCAAGAAGGGCTTTGTCCCGTGGCTGGCGGGGACCGCGGCCGATGTGCTCTGCCTGCAGGAGGTGCGGGCCGAGACCGCTCAGCTCCCGGAGGAGGTACGGGAGCCCGCGGGCTGGCACACCGTGCACGCCCCCGCGGCGGCCAAGGGCCGGGCCGGGGTCTCGCTCTACACCCGGCGGGAGCCGGAGCGGGTGCAGGTGGGTTTCGGATCGGCGGAATTCGACGACAGCGGGCGGTACGTCGAGGCGGACCTGCCCGGTGTGACCGTCGCCAGCCTCTACCTGCCCTCCGGCGAGGTCGGCACCGAGCGGCAGGACGAGAAGGAACGCTTTCTGGCGGAGTTCCTGCCCTACCTCGTCGGCCTGCGCAAACGGGCCGCGGCGGACGGCCGTGAGGTGGTGGTGTGCGGGGACTGGAACATCGCCCACCAGGAAGCCGACCTGAAGAACTGGAAGGCCAACCGGAAGAAGTCCGGCTTCCTCCCGGAGGAGCGCGCCTGGCTGACCGATGTCCTCGACGAGACCCGCGGCGGCTATGCGGACGTGGTCCGCGGCCTGCACCCGGACACCGAGGGCCCGTACTCGTGGTGGTCCTACCGGGGCCGCGCCTTCGACAACGACGCGGGGTGGCGCATCGACTACGCCATGGCCACGCCCGGTCTGGCGCGGTGCGCGGTGAAGGCGTACGTGGAGCGGGCGGCCAGTCATGACCAGCGGTGGTCCGATCATGCGCCGGTGACGGTCGTTTTCGATCGGTAG
- a CDS encoding stress protein gives MVTKTVVKKGLAAAALCAALSGTAVAFPATASAAPAAAAAAAGESPVSVGANANVNFNVDVLGIANKIEAAVKTAQNREGFVKNLMETAFYESGQHYNVMVHNLSQPYEDHLNGVKQYGSATYDGVTYGIWIFEDGEFTNQGDGGYINWAFRGIWERPDNGGYVKFSRIA, from the coding sequence ATGGTTACCAAGACTGTCGTGAAGAAGGGCCTTGCGGCCGCGGCGCTGTGCGCGGCGCTGAGCGGCACTGCCGTCGCCTTCCCGGCGACCGCGTCGGCCGCCCCGGCCGCTGCCGCCGCCGCGGCGGGCGAGTCGCCGGTCAGCGTCGGCGCCAACGCCAACGTGAACTTCAACGTCGACGTCCTCGGCATCGCCAACAAGATCGAGGCCGCGGTCAAGACCGCCCAGAACCGCGAAGGCTTCGTCAAGAACCTGATGGAGACCGCGTTCTACGAGAGCGGCCAGCACTACAACGTCATGGTCCACAACCTCAGCCAGCCGTACGAGGACCACCTCAACGGCGTGAAGCAGTACGGCTCGGCCACCTACGACGGCGTCACCTACGGCATCTGGATCTTCGAGGACGGCGAGTTCACGAACCAGGGCGACGGCGGCTACATCAACTGGGCCTTCCGCGGCATCTGGGAGCGTCCCGACAACGGCGGCTACGTGAAGTTCTCCCGCATCGCCTGA
- a CDS encoding AfsR/SARP family transcriptional regulator, with protein sequence MTAILVSEVNRVIPVGRLIDLAWDADPPARAKGVVHNHVHRLRQLLAGQAEIATRGGGYVLIADPWAVDVNRFRELVSSAREAEPWTAVAQLRQALGLWRGEALADVPGDRVRRTLGVGLTQARVAALQELGDKLLLLGRYGEAVTELTAHLAEHPLHEELTALLMRALQASGRQAEALGHYHRTRRHLKHQLGIDPGPALNETYLAVLDGKPAAVPHFTGRPPAVGPRPAVPHTADRPPPSAGRQLPPSAGRQLPPSAGQLPPAVPHPAAHLPSTAPPSAAHLRPAAPSPVAQLPPAIADFCGRTRENAALDETLDRIPGPGCVVLAGGGGAGKTTLAVHWAHRVKAEFPDGQLFADLRGFERPPMRPGTVLGRFLQALGVPDATIPDSETERSALYRSLLAGRRMLVVLDNAGTAEQVRPLLPATPGTLAVVTSRRRLSGLMIRDGAALVTVGPLPADDALELLGSALGRQRIAAEDAAARELVERCDRLPLALRIAAARLMAHVGWSLADWTKKLADERHRLCELAAADPDLSVEAGLSLSYRALSSGAARLFRLLGLVPGPDVEVHAAAALAGQDLPRTRRHLAELCEAHLLEEQAGGHFARTGLVRIYAGRLVASEEPPADRDLALRRLSDHAAGVWTGPG encoded by the coding sequence GTGACCGCGATTCTGGTCAGCGAGGTCAATCGCGTGATCCCGGTGGGCAGGCTGATCGACCTGGCGTGGGACGCGGACCCGCCGGCCAGGGCGAAGGGCGTGGTCCACAATCATGTGCACCGCTTGCGGCAGTTGCTCGCCGGGCAGGCCGAAATCGCCACCCGCGGCGGGGGATACGTGCTGATCGCCGACCCGTGGGCGGTGGATGTCAACCGGTTCCGGGAGCTGGTGTCCAGCGCCCGTGAGGCCGAGCCGTGGACCGCCGTCGCGCAGCTGCGCCAGGCGCTCGGTCTGTGGCGTGGCGAGGCGCTGGCGGATGTGCCCGGCGACCGGGTCAGACGGACGCTGGGCGTCGGCCTGACCCAGGCGAGGGTGGCGGCGCTGCAGGAGCTCGGGGACAAGCTGCTGCTGCTCGGCAGATACGGGGAAGCGGTCACGGAGTTGACCGCCCATCTGGCGGAGCACCCGCTGCACGAGGAGCTGACGGCGCTGCTGATGCGTGCGCTGCAGGCGAGCGGCAGACAGGCCGAAGCCCTCGGCCACTACCACCGGACCAGACGGCACCTGAAGCACCAGCTGGGCATCGATCCCGGCCCCGCCCTCAACGAGACATATCTGGCGGTGCTCGACGGGAAGCCGGCGGCCGTGCCGCACTTCACCGGTCGTCCCCCGGCGGTCGGTCCCCGTCCCGCCGTGCCGCACACCGCCGACCGCCCGCCGCCCTCCGCCGGGCGGCAACTCCCGCCCTCCGCCGGGCGGCAACTCCCGCCCTCCGCCGGGCAACTCCCGCCCGCTGTACCGCATCCCGCCGCGCACCTCCCGTCCACCGCCCCGCCCTCCGCCGCGCACCTCCGGCCCGCCGCCCCCTCTCCCGTTGCCCAACTCCCGCCCGCCATCGCCGACTTCTGCGGCCGTACGAGGGAGAACGCCGCGCTGGACGAGACCCTGGACCGGATCCCGGGCCCGGGCTGTGTGGTGCTCGCGGGCGGGGGCGGGGCCGGCAAGACCACTCTGGCGGTGCACTGGGCGCACCGGGTCAAGGCCGAATTCCCCGACGGACAGCTCTTCGCCGACCTCCGGGGCTTCGAGCGTCCGCCGATGCGGCCGGGCACCGTTCTGGGGAGGTTCCTGCAGGCCCTGGGGGTGCCGGACGCGACGATCCCCGACTCCGAGACGGAGCGCTCGGCGCTCTACCGTTCGCTGCTCGCCGGGCGGCGGATGCTCGTGGTGCTGGACAACGCCGGGACGGCCGAGCAGGTGCGCCCCCTCCTGCCCGCGACGCCGGGCACGCTGGCGGTGGTGACCAGCCGGCGGCGGCTGAGCGGGCTGATGATCCGCGACGGGGCGGCGCTGGTCACGGTGGGTCCGCTGCCCGCGGACGACGCCCTGGAGCTGCTGGGGAGCGCGCTGGGACGGCAGCGCATCGCGGCGGAGGACGCCGCCGCCAGGGAACTCGTCGAGCGGTGCGACCGGCTGCCGCTGGCGCTGCGGATCGCCGCCGCACGGCTGATGGCGCACGTCGGCTGGTCGCTGGCGGACTGGACGAAGAAGCTGGCCGATGAGCGGCACCGGCTGTGCGAGCTGGCCGCGGCCGATCCGGACCTGTCCGTGGAGGCCGGTCTGTCGCTCAGCTACCGCGCACTGTCGAGTGGTGCGGCCCGGCTGTTCCGGCTCCTCGGGCTCGTCCCCGGCCCGGACGTGGAGGTCCATGCCGCCGCCGCGCTGGCCGGACAGGACCTGCCGCGCACCCGCCGGCATCTCGCCGAGCTGTGCGAGGCGCACCTCCTCGAAGAGCAGGCCGGGGGCCACTTCGCGCGGACCGGGCTGGTGCGCATCTACGCCGGGAGGCTCGTCGCGTCCGAGGAGCCGCCGGCCGACCGGGACCTCGCCCTGCGGCGCCTGTCCGACCATGCGGCCGGGGTGTGGACGGGGCCTGGGTGA
- a CDS encoding MerR family transcriptional regulator — protein MAANEKPEDARTEAAAHPPARELRMADLAREAGITVRTLRFYRERKLIPPPRREGRIAWYNEHHLARLRTIGALLERGHTLGGIADLLSAFDTGRDVRELLGLDDTLVAPWSEETPVRLTPEELADHFSEDITPENLTTSLDIGYLAVDGDEFVHISRRLLDASTELVDRGIPLADVLEAGRQVRAHADALAVIFARLIRTHLLSDAHTRTSADEPPGPDEVDRIAETIDRFRPLAKGVVDAELSMAVDRRVRAELATWLREHGQEQGQDGDGEGEGEGE, from the coding sequence GTGGCAGCGAACGAGAAACCCGAGGACGCGCGCACGGAAGCGGCAGCACACCCCCCGGCGCGCGAACTGCGCATGGCCGACCTGGCCAGGGAAGCCGGCATCACGGTCCGTACGCTGCGCTTCTACCGCGAGCGCAAGCTCATCCCGCCGCCGCGCCGCGAGGGCCGGATCGCCTGGTACAACGAGCACCACCTCGCCCGCCTGCGCACCATCGGTGCCCTCCTGGAGCGCGGCCACACCCTCGGCGGCATCGCCGACCTCCTCTCGGCCTTCGACACCGGACGCGATGTGCGCGAACTGCTGGGCCTGGACGACACCCTGGTGGCGCCCTGGTCCGAGGAGACGCCCGTCCGCCTCACCCCCGAAGAACTCGCCGACCACTTCAGCGAGGACATCACCCCCGAGAACCTGACCACGTCCCTGGACATCGGCTATCTGGCCGTCGACGGCGACGAGTTCGTCCACATCAGCCGCCGCCTGCTGGATGCCTCGACCGAACTCGTGGACCGGGGCATCCCGTTGGCCGACGTCCTCGAAGCCGGCCGCCAGGTGCGCGCCCACGCCGACGCCCTCGCCGTCATCTTCGCGCGCCTCATCCGCACCCACCTCCTCTCCGACGCCCACACCCGCACCTCGGCGGACGAGCCCCCCGGCCCCGACGAGGTCGACCGCATCGCCGAGACCATCGACAGGTTCCGCCCGCTCGCCAAGGGCGTGGTCGATGCCGAACTCTCCATGGCCGTGGACCGCCGCGTCCGGGCGGAGCTGGCGACGTGGCTGCGGGAGCACGGGCAGGAGCAGGGGCAGGACGGGGACGGGGAGGGGGAGGGGGAGGGGGAATGA
- a CDS encoding flavin-containing monooxygenase, translating to MAERERRHVRVAVIGSGFGGLGAAVRLRREGITDFVILERAGAVGGTWRDNSYPGCACDVPSHLYSFSFAPNPEWPRNFSGQPHIRAYLERVTDTFGLRPHLRLNSEVHSLRWDTEALHWELETAGGPLTADVVVSATGPLSDPKLPDVPGLDTFPGKVSHSARWDHDYDLRGKRVAVIGTGASSIQIVPAIQPDVARLTLFQRTPPWVLPRADRKISAAEKWLHTKVPATRAARRGLLWGLRELQVSAFTKRPNELGLVELLARNHMKKAVKDPALRAVLTPDYRIGCKRILLSNTYYPALAQPNADVVAAGLKEVRGSTLVGADGSEVEADAIIFGTGFHVTDLPIAQRVTGVHGTTLAEEWKGGMEALRGTSAAGFPNFLTVIGPNTGLGNSSMILMIEAQLNYLADFMRQLDVLGGKIALDARPSAVQQWNDKLQQRMARTVWNTGGCNSWYLDANGRNTTVWPGTTGEFKKVTRQVDLAEYEVLRPPSGRPGDRTAAGPRTEVVA from the coding sequence ATGGCCGAGCGCGAGCGCAGGCATGTGCGGGTTGCGGTGATCGGATCGGGGTTCGGGGGTCTAGGCGCGGCGGTCAGGCTGCGGCGCGAGGGGATCACCGACTTCGTCATCCTGGAGCGGGCCGGGGCGGTGGGCGGCACCTGGCGGGACAACAGTTATCCGGGATGCGCCTGCGATGTCCCCTCGCACCTGTACTCCTTCTCCTTCGCGCCCAACCCGGAGTGGCCGCGGAACTTCTCCGGGCAGCCGCACATCCGCGCGTACCTGGAGCGGGTCACCGACACCTTCGGCCTGCGCCCGCACCTCCGCCTCAACTCGGAGGTGCACAGCCTGCGCTGGGACACCGAGGCGCTGCACTGGGAGCTGGAGACGGCCGGCGGACCGCTGACCGCAGATGTGGTGGTCTCGGCGACCGGGCCGCTGTCGGACCCCAAGCTTCCCGACGTACCCGGGCTGGACACCTTCCCCGGCAAGGTCTCGCACTCCGCCCGCTGGGACCACGACTACGACCTGCGGGGCAAGCGCGTCGCAGTGATCGGTACGGGTGCCTCGTCGATCCAGATCGTGCCGGCTATCCAGCCGGATGTGGCACGCCTGACGCTCTTCCAGCGCACCCCGCCCTGGGTACTGCCGCGCGCCGACCGCAAGATCAGCGCGGCCGAGAAGTGGCTGCACACCAAGGTGCCCGCGACCCGGGCGGCCCGCCGCGGCCTGCTCTGGGGCCTGCGGGAACTGCAGGTCAGCGCCTTCACCAAGCGCCCCAACGAGCTGGGGCTGGTCGAGCTTCTGGCCCGGAACCATATGAAGAAGGCCGTCAAGGATCCGGCGCTGCGGGCCGTGCTGACCCCCGACTACCGCATCGGCTGCAAGCGGATCCTGCTCTCCAACACCTATTACCCGGCCCTGGCGCAGCCCAATGCGGACGTGGTCGCCGCGGGGCTGAAGGAGGTGCGCGGCAGCACCCTGGTGGGGGCCGACGGGAGCGAGGTGGAGGCCGACGCGATCATCTTCGGCACCGGGTTCCATGTGACGGACCTGCCGATCGCCCAGCGGGTGACCGGCGTCCACGGGACGACGCTGGCCGAGGAGTGGAAGGGCGGCATGGAGGCGCTGCGCGGCACCAGCGCGGCCGGCTTCCCCAACTTCCTCACCGTCATCGGGCCCAACACCGGCCTCGGCAACAGCTCGATGATCCTGATGATCGAGGCGCAGCTGAACTACCTGGCCGACTTCATGCGCCAGCTGGACGTGCTCGGCGGAAAGATCGCCCTCGACGCCCGGCCGTCCGCCGTGCAGCAGTGGAACGACAAACTCCAACAGCGGATGGCGCGCACGGTGTGGAACACCGGCGGCTGCAACAGCTGGTATCTGGACGCCAACGGCCGCAACACCACCGTCTGGCCGGGGACGACCGGGGAGTTCAAGAAGGTCACCCGGCAGGTCGACCTCGCGGAGTACGAGGTGCTGCGGCCACCGTCCGGCCGGCCCGGCGACCGGACCGCCGCCGGCCCGCGCACGGAGGTGGTCGCATGA
- a CDS encoding alpha/beta fold hydrolase codes for MSRRPGHVTTGPYAPPVPRTTLTVTSADGARLYAEIHGPKDAPAVVLAHGWTCSTAFWAPVVRDLAAEHKVVVYDQRGHGRSPAAGPAGHSTRALADDLVAVLDATLRPDERAVLGGHSMGGMTIMAAAGRPQLRERAAAALLCSTGMADLPAESRVFPLRGPQGRRRAHRLMLHSKAPLGPVSPLAKRALRYATMGPGATAAQIEACARIVHACPPGVRAHWGRVLAGLELTGEVSRLELPTAVIAGTADRLTPLVHARRLASVLPDCLGLTELPGRGHMTPVEDPGAVAGRLRELVGDHLRPAGGGTDCAESAAAEVPRPARQKKEKSA; via the coding sequence ATGAGCCGCCGGCCCGGACACGTCACCACCGGCCCGTACGCGCCGCCGGTGCCCCGTACGACGCTGACCGTCACCTCGGCCGACGGCGCCCGGCTGTACGCCGAAATCCACGGCCCGAAGGACGCCCCGGCCGTCGTGCTGGCGCACGGCTGGACCTGCTCGACCGCCTTCTGGGCGCCGGTCGTCCGCGACCTGGCCGCCGAGCACAAGGTCGTCGTCTACGACCAGCGCGGTCACGGCCGCAGCCCCGCCGCAGGGCCGGCCGGCCACAGCACCCGTGCGCTCGCCGACGACCTGGTGGCCGTACTGGACGCCACCCTGCGGCCGGACGAACGCGCCGTGCTGGGCGGCCACTCCATGGGCGGTATGACGATCATGGCCGCCGCCGGACGGCCGCAGCTGCGCGAGCGGGCCGCCGCCGCACTGCTGTGCAGCACCGGAATGGCCGATCTGCCCGCCGAATCACGGGTGTTCCCGCTGCGCGGCCCGCAGGGCCGGCGCCGTGCGCACCGGCTGATGCTGCACTCCAAGGCGCCGCTCGGCCCCGTATCGCCCCTCGCCAAACGCGCCCTGAGGTACGCCACCATGGGCCCCGGCGCCACCGCCGCGCAGATCGAGGCCTGTGCGCGCATCGTGCACGCCTGCCCGCCCGGGGTGCGGGCCCACTGGGGCCGGGTGCTGGCCGGACTCGAACTGACCGGAGAGGTCAGCCGGCTGGAGCTGCCGACCGCGGTCATCGCGGGCACCGCCGACCGGCTCACCCCGCTCGTGCACGCCCGTCGGCTGGCCTCCGTCCTCCCCGACTGCCTCGGTCTGACCGAGCTGCCGGGCCGGGGACACATGACGCCGGTCGAGGACCCCGGCGCGGTCGCCGGCCGGCTGCGCGAGCTCGTCGGGGACCACCTGCGGCCGGCGGGGGGCGGCACCGATTGCGCAGAGTCCGCCGCCGCCGAAGTCCCCCGCCCCGCACGGCAGAAGAAGGAGAAGTCGGCATGA
- a CDS encoding SDR family oxidoreductase: MSASANKSRSGSGSGSRSGGGAGILEGQVVVVTGAARGVGALLARKLSARGATLALVGLEPDELRGVAASLHGPAHHWHADVTDHEAMARVAGEVKDRFGKVDVVVANAGVATGGPFADSDPDSWRRVIEVNLIGGAVTGRAFLPALMASRGYFLQIASLAAITPAPMMTAYCASKSGVEAFAHSLRAEVGHKGVRVGVGYLSWTDTDMVRGADQDEVMRELRSRLPWPSNKTYPLGPAVDRIVAGIERRSAHVYGQWWLRGMQSVRGYLPSLIGSVGQREVRRFGDRLDGLRIGLVGAGGEADEKARAGR; this comes from the coding sequence ATGAGCGCGAGCGCGAACAAGAGCCGGAGCGGGAGCGGGAGCGGGAGCCGGAGCGGGGGCGGGGCCGGGATCCTGGAAGGCCAGGTCGTCGTCGTCACCGGCGCGGCCCGTGGGGTCGGTGCGCTGCTGGCCCGCAAGCTGTCGGCGCGCGGGGCGACGCTGGCGCTGGTCGGTCTGGAGCCGGACGAGCTGCGGGGCGTCGCGGCCTCGCTGCACGGTCCGGCGCACCACTGGCACGCCGATGTCACCGACCACGAGGCGATGGCCCGGGTGGCGGGCGAGGTCAAGGACCGCTTCGGGAAGGTCGATGTGGTCGTCGCCAATGCCGGGGTGGCGACCGGCGGCCCGTTCGCCGACTCCGACCCGGACTCCTGGCGGCGGGTCATCGAGGTGAACCTCATCGGCGGCGCGGTCACCGGCCGCGCCTTCCTCCCCGCCCTCATGGCGTCCCGCGGCTACTTCCTGCAGATCGCCTCGCTGGCCGCGATCACCCCGGCGCCGATGATGACCGCCTATTGCGCCTCCAAGTCGGGCGTCGAGGCCTTCGCGCACAGCCTGCGCGCCGAGGTCGGCCACAAGGGCGTACGGGTCGGGGTCGGCTATCTGAGCTGGACCGACACCGATATGGTGCGCGGCGCCGACCAGGACGAGGTGATGCGTGAGCTGCGCTCCCGGCTGCCGTGGCCGTCGAACAAGACCTATCCGCTGGGCCCCGCCGTCGACCGGATCGTCGCGGGCATCGAGCGCCGTTCCGCGCATGTCTACGGGCAGTGGTGGCTGCGCGGGATGCAGTCGGTCCGCGGGTATCTGCCCTCGCTGATCGGGTCGGTGGGCCAGCGTGAGGTACGGCGGTTCGGCGACCGGCTGGACGGTTTGCGGATCGGCCTGGTGGGTGCCGGCGGCGAGGCGGACGAGAAGGCGCGGGCGGGCCGGTGA